The following coding sequences lie in one Saccharopolyspora hordei genomic window:
- a CDS encoding penicillin acylase family protein: MGVGQVRFSRRQGLVATAVGIAGAGMMAATGSSAPDATTERWTYRVRGLRAPVELIEDRYGVPHLYARSEDDVFLAQGFNAARERLFQIDLWRRRGLGQLAEVLGPEYVPQDRATRLFLYRGDMDVEWSRYAPDAQRIATQFTAGINAYLDWLDEHPEHLPPEFGILGYRPARWDPADVVRIRSHGLTRNLTSEVVRARVACAAGVDADQVRQGLQPDHRTVVPDGFDPCALPDDVLEVFDLATQQVEFADGSIRKAVVRDPATEGSNNWVISGERTATGRPILANDPHRAYSAPSLRYVAHLSAPGLDVIGAGEPALPGISIGHNGTVAFGLTIFPIDQEDLYVYELDPADRTRYRYRDGWESMTVLREEVAVRGAEPQTVELPFTRHGPVIHVDEQRNLAYAVRTAWLEPGMSPYFGSIAYMRARSFDEFTEAMRRWGAPTENQVYADVDGNIGWVPGGLAPKRVGYDGLLPVPGDGRYEWDGFHSGDDLPRVLNPEEGFIATANQFNLPPEHQGMGLGYEWTNPFRHQRIVEVLSCQRAHTIADSQELQNDQLSIPARRLVGLLSEVDSGESDLRRALRLLRDWDAVESADSAAAALFEVWLSKHLGPGFVRAAVPAAADVIGDADTLVLLRELEQPGRWLPDAAARDRLLLSTLRSAYAEVRERLGRGEGTWKWGRLHHSFFEHPASGAFTEIDRARFDVGPLPRGGSPDTVNQSSYRTSDFRQTNGPSFRMVLDVGDWDSSVAVNTPGQSGNPNDPHYRDLAERWRTGRYFPLAYTREAVERVAERRMLLVPA, from the coding sequence AACGCCGCCCGCGAGCGGCTGTTCCAGATCGACCTGTGGCGGCGCCGCGGCCTCGGGCAGCTCGCCGAGGTGCTGGGCCCCGAGTACGTGCCGCAGGACCGGGCCACCCGGTTGTTCCTGTACCGGGGCGACATGGACGTGGAGTGGTCGCGCTACGCGCCGGACGCGCAGCGGATCGCCACCCAGTTCACCGCCGGGATCAACGCCTACCTGGACTGGCTCGACGAGCACCCCGAGCACCTGCCGCCCGAGTTCGGCATCCTCGGCTACCGGCCGGCCCGCTGGGACCCGGCGGACGTGGTCCGCATCCGCAGCCACGGCCTGACCCGCAACCTCACCAGCGAGGTCGTGCGTGCCCGGGTGGCCTGCGCCGCGGGCGTCGACGCCGACCAGGTCCGGCAGGGCCTGCAACCGGACCACCGCACGGTGGTGCCCGACGGCTTCGACCCGTGCGCGCTGCCCGACGACGTGCTCGAGGTCTTCGACCTCGCCACCCAGCAGGTGGAGTTCGCCGACGGGAGCATCCGCAAGGCGGTGGTCCGCGACCCGGCCACCGAGGGCAGCAACAACTGGGTGATCAGCGGGGAGCGCACCGCCACCGGCCGCCCGATCCTGGCCAACGACCCGCACCGCGCCTACTCGGCGCCGTCCCTGCGCTACGTGGCGCACCTGTCCGCGCCCGGGCTGGACGTGATCGGGGCGGGCGAGCCCGCTCTGCCCGGCATCTCCATCGGGCACAACGGGACCGTCGCCTTCGGGCTGACGATCTTCCCGATCGACCAGGAAGACCTCTACGTCTACGAGCTCGACCCGGCCGACCGCACCCGCTACCGCTACCGGGACGGCTGGGAGTCGATGACGGTGCTGCGCGAGGAGGTCGCGGTCCGCGGCGCGGAGCCGCAGACCGTCGAGCTGCCGTTCACCCGGCACGGCCCGGTGATCCACGTCGACGAGCAGCGCAACCTCGCCTACGCGGTGCGCACCGCGTGGCTGGAACCGGGCATGTCGCCGTACTTCGGCAGCATCGCCTACATGCGGGCGCGCAGCTTCGACGAGTTCACCGAAGCCATGCGCCGCTGGGGAGCGCCGACGGAGAACCAGGTCTACGCCGACGTGGACGGCAACATCGGGTGGGTGCCGGGTGGCCTGGCGCCCAAGCGCGTCGGCTACGACGGCCTGCTGCCGGTGCCCGGCGACGGCCGCTACGAGTGGGACGGCTTCCACTCCGGGGACGACCTGCCGCGGGTGCTCAACCCGGAGGAGGGGTTCATCGCCACGGCGAACCAGTTCAACCTGCCGCCGGAGCACCAGGGCATGGGGCTCGGCTACGAGTGGACCAACCCCTTCCGGCACCAGCGGATCGTCGAGGTGCTGTCCTGCCAGCGCGCGCACACCATCGCCGACTCGCAGGAGCTGCAGAACGACCAGCTGTCCATCCCGGCGCGACGGTTGGTCGGGCTGCTGTCCGAGGTGGACAGCGGCGAGTCCGACCTGCGCCGCGCGCTGCGCCTGCTGCGGGACTGGGACGCGGTGGAATCGGCGGACTCGGCTGCGGCGGCGCTGTTCGAGGTGTGGCTGTCCAAGCACCTCGGGCCCGGGTTCGTGCGGGCCGCGGTGCCCGCGGCCGCCGACGTGATCGGCGACGCCGACACCCTCGTGCTGCTGCGCGAGCTGGAGCAGCCGGGCCGGTGGCTGCCGGACGCGGCGGCCCGCGACCGCCTGCTGCTGTCCACGTTGCGCTCGGCCTACGCGGAGGTGCGGGAACGGCTGGGGCGCGGCGAGGGGACGTGGAAGTGGGGCAGGCTGCACCACAGCTTCTTCGAACACCCGGCCTCGGGGGCGTTCACCGAGATCGACCGGGCCCGGTTCGACGTCGGCCCGCTGCCGCGCGGCGGTTCACCGGACACGGTGAACCAGTCATCCTACCGGACCAGTGACTTCCGGCAGACCAACGGTCCCTCGTTCCGGATGGTGCTGGACGTGGGCGACTGGGACTCCTCGGTGGCGGTGAACACGCCCGGCCAGTCCGGGAACCCCAACGACCCGCACTACCGCGACCTCGCCGAGCGCTGGCGCACCGGCCGGTACTTCCCCCTCGCCTACACCCGGGAGGCGGTGGAGCGCGTCGCCGAGCGCCGGATGCTGCTGGTGCCCGCGTGA
- the mce gene encoding methylmalonyl-CoA epimerase, with the protein MRAELSGLVTAIDHVGIAVPDLDAAIAFHRDTFGLEVAHSEVNEEQGVREAMMRAPGDATGATQVQLIAPLREDSAIAKFLDRNGPGLQQLAYRVTDVEAAMSALREKGLRLLYGEPRRGTAGSRINFVHPKDAGGVLVELVEPAEVH; encoded by the coding sequence ATGCGAGCGGAACTCAGCGGTCTGGTCACCGCGATCGACCACGTGGGGATCGCGGTCCCGGACCTGGACGCGGCGATCGCCTTCCACCGGGACACCTTCGGCCTGGAGGTGGCCCACTCCGAGGTCAACGAGGAACAGGGCGTGCGCGAGGCGATGATGCGGGCCCCGGGCGACGCCACCGGTGCGACGCAGGTGCAGCTCATCGCACCGCTGCGCGAGGACTCGGCGATCGCGAAGTTCCTGGACCGCAACGGTCCCGGACTGCAGCAGCTCGCCTACCGGGTGACCGATGTGGAGGCTGCGATGTCCGCGCTGCGCGAGAAGGGCCTGCGGCTGCTCTACGGCGAGCCGCGCCGGGGCACCGCGGGCAGCCGGATCAACTTCGTGCACCCCAAGGACGCCGGCGGCGTGCTCGTCGAACTCGTGGAGCCCGCCGAGGTCCACTGA
- a CDS encoding acetyl-CoA C-acyltransferase, which translates to MGSSVIVAGARTPMGRLLGSLKDFSGAQLGGFAIKAALERAGVRPDQVEYTIMGQVLTAGAGQIPARQAAVAAGIPMDVPALTINKVCLSGLDAIALADQLIRAGEFDVVVAGGQESMTQAPHLLTGSREGFKYGDVQMLDHMAHDGLFCAFDQVAMGLSTEKHNSRYGVTREEQDAFAARSHQRAAAAAEKGLFADEIVPVEVPRRKGDPVVVDADEGVRPDTTVESLAKLRPAFAADGTITAGSASQISDGAAAVVVMSKAKAEELGLSWLAEIGAHGVVAGPDASLHEQPSNAIKAACAKAGVDATDLDLVEINEAFAAVGIVSTRALGIDEEKVNVNGGAIALGHPIGMSGARLALHLALELRRRGGGTGAAALCGGGGQGDALLLRVPSA; encoded by the coding sequence GTGGGCAGTTCGGTGATCGTGGCTGGTGCGCGGACCCCGATGGGTCGGCTCCTCGGGTCCCTCAAGGACTTCTCCGGCGCCCAGCTCGGCGGGTTCGCCATCAAGGCCGCGCTGGAGCGCGCCGGGGTGCGCCCCGACCAGGTCGAGTACACGATCATGGGCCAGGTGCTCACCGCGGGCGCCGGCCAGATCCCCGCTCGGCAGGCCGCGGTCGCCGCCGGGATCCCGATGGACGTGCCGGCGCTGACCATCAACAAGGTGTGCCTGTCCGGTCTGGACGCGATCGCGCTGGCCGACCAGCTGATCCGGGCCGGTGAGTTCGACGTCGTGGTGGCCGGTGGCCAGGAGTCGATGACCCAGGCCCCGCACCTGCTGACCGGTTCGCGCGAGGGCTTCAAGTACGGCGACGTGCAGATGCTGGACCACATGGCCCACGACGGGCTGTTCTGCGCGTTCGACCAGGTCGCGATGGGCCTGTCCACGGAGAAGCACAACTCCCGCTACGGCGTGACCCGCGAGGAGCAGGACGCCTTCGCCGCCCGCTCGCACCAGCGCGCGGCCGCGGCGGCGGAGAAGGGGCTCTTCGCGGACGAGATCGTCCCGGTCGAGGTCCCCCGCCGCAAGGGCGACCCGGTGGTCGTCGACGCCGACGAGGGCGTGCGCCCGGACACCACGGTGGAGTCGCTGGCCAAGCTGCGCCCGGCGTTCGCCGCCGACGGCACCATCACCGCGGGGTCGGCGTCGCAGATCTCCGATGGCGCGGCCGCGGTCGTGGTGATGAGCAAGGCCAAGGCCGAGGAGCTGGGGCTGAGCTGGCTGGCCGAGATCGGCGCGCACGGCGTCGTCGCGGGCCCGGACGCCAGCCTGCACGAGCAGCCGTCCAACGCGATCAAGGCCGCCTGCGCCAAGGCCGGCGTCGACGCCACGGACCTGGACCTGGTGGAGATCAACGAGGCGTTCGCCGCCGTGGGCATCGTGTCCACCCGGGCGCTGGGCATCGACGAGGAGAAGGTCAACGTCAACGGCGGCGCGATCGCCCTCGGCCACCCGATCGGCATGTCCGGCGCGCGGCTCGCGCTGCACCTGGCGCTGGAGCTGCGGCGGCGCGGCGGCGGGACCGGTGCGGCGGCGCTGTGCGGCGGCGGTGGCCAGGGTGACGCCCTGCTCCTCCGGGTCCCGTCGGCCTGA
- a CDS encoding DNA polymerase IV: MRRWVLHVDMDAFFASVEQLTRPTVRGRPVLVGGLGPRGTVAGASYEAREYGARSAMPMAEARRRCPVAVVLPPRFRVYQVVSQRVLGIVREVSDVVEQVSVDEAFLEPTELADAPTERVQEFARRLRARVRQEVGVTASIGAGPGKQLAKIASDLAKPDGMLVVPAEEQLELLSALPVRTMWGIGPVTESKLHRIGVHTIGELAALTLNDVVSLLGQAHGTELHRLAHGIDDRPVAERAEAKQVSAETTFDVDITDRAELLSEVLGVAESAHRRLVSGGRAARTVTLKVRDSDFTTISRSATFASATSDLGALSAAARRLLPVAVPPGTPVRLVGVSYSGLATYEQEPLFDDPAEEHADAELAPRPVSRPSPGPEVRQWRAGDDVRHPEHGHGWVQGAGHGRVTVRFETAATGRGVARTFAIDDPQLTPADPVDSLGW; the protein is encoded by the coding sequence ATGCGGAGGTGGGTGCTGCACGTGGACATGGACGCGTTCTTCGCGTCCGTGGAGCAGCTCACCCGCCCCACCGTGCGGGGCCGGCCGGTGCTGGTCGGCGGGCTCGGCCCGCGCGGCACCGTGGCCGGCGCCAGCTACGAGGCGCGCGAGTACGGGGCCCGCTCGGCGATGCCGATGGCCGAAGCACGGCGCCGCTGCCCGGTGGCGGTGGTGCTGCCCCCGCGGTTCCGCGTCTACCAGGTGGTCAGCCAGCGGGTGCTCGGCATCGTGCGGGAGGTCTCCGACGTCGTCGAGCAGGTGTCGGTGGACGAGGCGTTCCTCGAGCCCACCGAGCTGGCCGACGCCCCCACCGAACGCGTCCAGGAGTTCGCCCGCCGGCTGCGGGCGAGGGTGCGCCAGGAGGTCGGGGTCACCGCCTCGATCGGGGCCGGGCCGGGCAAGCAGCTCGCCAAGATCGCCTCCGACCTGGCCAAACCGGACGGGATGCTGGTGGTCCCCGCCGAGGAGCAGCTGGAGCTGCTGTCCGCGCTGCCGGTGCGCACGATGTGGGGCATCGGCCCGGTCACCGAGTCCAAGCTGCACCGCATCGGGGTGCACACCATCGGCGAGCTCGCCGCGCTCACCCTCAACGACGTGGTCTCGCTGCTGGGCCAGGCGCACGGCACCGAGCTGCACCGGCTCGCGCACGGCATCGACGACCGTCCCGTGGCCGAACGGGCCGAGGCCAAGCAGGTCAGTGCGGAGACGACCTTCGACGTCGACATCACCGACCGGGCCGAGCTGCTGTCGGAGGTGCTCGGGGTCGCCGAGTCGGCCCACCGCAGGCTGGTGTCCGGGGGCCGCGCCGCGCGCACCGTGACGCTCAAGGTCCGCGACTCGGACTTCACCACGATCAGCCGCTCGGCGACCTTCGCCTCGGCGACCAGCGACCTCGGCGCGCTCTCCGCGGCGGCGCGGCGGCTGCTGCCGGTCGCGGTCCCGCCCGGCACCCCGGTGCGGCTGGTCGGCGTGTCCTACTCGGGCCTGGCGACCTACGAGCAGGAGCCGCTCTTCGACGACCCGGCCGAGGAGCACGCGGACGCCGAGCTCGCCCCGCGGCCGGTGTCCCGGCCCAGCCCGGGGCCCGAGGTCCGGCAGTGGCGGGCCGGCGACGACGTGCGGCACCCCGAGCACGGGCACGGCTGGGTCCAGGGCGCCGGCCACGGCCGGGTCACGGTGCGGTTCGAGACCGCCGCCACCGGGCGCGGGGTGGCCCGCACGTTCGCCATCGACGACCCGCAGCTGACCCCCGCGGACCCGGTGGACAGCCTCGGCTGGTGA
- a CDS encoding TipAS antibiotic-recognition domain-containing protein, whose amino-acid sequence MTPAGANGPLTPEQRRALAQKIGEDWNRISSAVAELFATGVPSNDPRVQQVISEHYRWIGNFWTPDRASYLRLAEMYVNQPKFRRRIERKKPQGMAAYLREAMIHYAWANLR is encoded by the coding sequence ATGACGCCCGCAGGGGCCAACGGCCCACTCACCCCGGAGCAGCGGCGAGCCCTCGCGCAGAAGATCGGCGAGGACTGGAACCGGATCAGCTCGGCCGTCGCCGAGCTGTTCGCCACCGGCGTGCCCAGCAACGACCCCCGCGTCCAGCAGGTCATCAGCGAGCACTACCGCTGGATCGGCAACTTCTGGACGCCCGACCGCGCCTCCTACCTGCGGCTGGCGGAGATGTACGTGAACCAGCCGAAGTTCCGCCGCCGCATCGAGCGCAAGAAACCCCAGGGCATGGCCGCCTACCTCCGCGAGGCGATGATCCACTACGCCTGGGCGAACCTCCGCTGA
- a CDS encoding helix-turn-helix domain-containing protein — MAELTHFSKSYLGQVETGTRAVTPEVLEAYGRALGAAMWRREITHPRLVRVKGTQRLVELVRSVQSGRPDAFGEKPTAHATDIAVGTRMDPDGVRQFRKWMTEGETATLRTNSLSVIATVPGRENAELVIDVLENDPRGPAVVPGVGGVPPDSGRLADRAAGRRRHRQPPGPGEARPHGGEGSGGPEGHREPLVRRVRAASPGPSAGSRPAGSRRNTKEPPSSHGLGGFLGRCQQLDL; from the coding sequence ATGGCAGAACTGACTCACTTCTCGAAGTCCTACCTGGGGCAGGTCGAGACGGGGACACGTGCGGTGACTCCCGAGGTCCTGGAGGCCTACGGGCGAGCGTTGGGAGCGGCGATGTGGCGCAGGGAGATCACGCACCCGAGACTGGTCCGGGTCAAGGGCACCCAGCGGCTGGTGGAGCTCGTCCGGTCGGTGCAGTCGGGGCGGCCTGACGCGTTCGGCGAGAAGCCGACCGCGCACGCGACGGACATCGCGGTGGGCACGCGCATGGACCCCGATGGCGTCCGCCAGTTCCGGAAGTGGATGACCGAGGGCGAGACGGCGACGCTGCGCACCAACTCCTTGAGCGTGATCGCCACGGTGCCCGGCCGGGAGAACGCCGAACTCGTGATCGACGTGCTGGAGAACGACCCGAGAGGTCCGGCGGTTGTGCCTGGCGTCGGAGGTGTCCCGCCTGACTCAGGTCGACTGGCAGACCGCGCTGCGGGTCGCCGACGACATCGCCAGCCACCCGGACCCGGAGAAGCTCGCCCGCACGGCGGCGAAGGAAGCGGTGGACCCGAAGGACACCGAGAGCCGTTGGTGCGGCGCGTGCGTGCTGCGTCACCTGGCCCCAGTGCTGGGTCGCGCCCAGCGGGAAGTCGCCGGAACACGAAGGAGCCCCCGAGTTCCCACGGACTCGGGGGCTTCCTCGGTCGCTGTCAGCAGCTGGACTTGTAG
- a CDS encoding ABC transporter substrate-binding protein yields the protein MRACKTVLAVGAALLLAGCGSGQIGDTGGGQTDPGNKNLALITGMRGEPFYVSIECAAQQEAAAQGYQLNVQAPEKFEQAEQSQILGGIVSSRPGAVIISPTDDKALAAPLQQAKNNGIQVVEVDTALEDRSIAVTSLSSDNYAGGQLAAQTLAQLVGDKPGKVLALNTKAGTSTTDERAKGFEDEIAKHPDLELLPTQYTENEPATAAQIVSSTLAANPDLVGVFATNLNTGEGAATALSNAGKSGQVQLVGFDASPKQVDDLRNGRVQALIAQNPGKIGQEGVKRAIAAIKGEPVERETKTEMIAITRENMDQQSQYFYKSSC from the coding sequence ATGAGAGCGTGCAAGACGGTGCTCGCGGTGGGTGCCGCGCTGCTGCTGGCGGGCTGCGGTTCCGGGCAGATCGGTGACACCGGCGGGGGCCAGACCGACCCCGGCAACAAGAACCTCGCGCTGATCACCGGGATGCGCGGCGAGCCCTTCTACGTCTCCATCGAGTGCGCCGCCCAGCAGGAGGCGGCCGCCCAGGGCTACCAGCTCAACGTGCAGGCCCCGGAGAAGTTCGAGCAGGCCGAGCAGTCGCAGATCCTCGGCGGCATCGTCAGTTCCCGGCCCGGCGCGGTGATCATCTCCCCGACCGACGACAAGGCGCTGGCCGCGCCGCTGCAGCAGGCGAAGAACAACGGCATCCAGGTCGTCGAGGTGGACACCGCGCTCGAGGACCGCTCCATCGCGGTGACCTCGCTGTCGTCGGACAACTACGCGGGCGGCCAGCTCGCCGCGCAGACCCTCGCCCAGCTGGTCGGCGACAAGCCGGGCAAGGTGCTGGCGCTGAACACCAAGGCGGGCACCTCCACCACCGACGAGCGCGCCAAGGGCTTCGAGGACGAGATCGCCAAGCACCCCGACCTGGAGCTGCTGCCGACCCAGTACACCGAGAACGAGCCGGCGACCGCGGCCCAGATCGTCTCCTCGACCCTGGCCGCCAACCCCGACCTGGTGGGCGTGTTCGCCACCAACCTCAACACCGGCGAGGGCGCGGCGACGGCGCTGTCCAACGCGGGCAAGTCCGGTCAGGTCCAGCTGGTCGGCTTCGACGCCAGCCCCAAGCAGGTCGACGACCTGCGCAACGGCCGGGTCCAGGCGCTCATCGCGCAGAACCCCGGCAAGATCGGCCAGGAGGGCGTCAAGCGCGCCATCGCGGCGATCAAGGGCGAGCCGGTCGAGCGCGAGACCAAGACCGAGATGATCGCCATCACCCGCGAGAACATGGACCAGCAGAGCCAGTACTTCTACAAGTCCAGCTGCTGA
- a CDS encoding ABC transporter permease has product MPTQQGSQKSEVDTLTPEKGLGARLAGSNTLWTGLVLVGLCVLFSVLRPDAFPTLFNAQNLLVQAAPLLMLAVGMTFVIITSGIDLSVGSVLVFSGVVSAMTMEGLSGGDATGAGWGVIAIGLVVALAGGAVWGVLNGVLVAVARVPALIVTLGSFGAALGAAQLLTNGIDVRTVPSALRTTLGTGTSFGVVPNLVILAAVVTLLAIWLLHTTAFGRYTYAIGSNAEAARRSGIKVTRHLVAVYTLTGLLAGLAGFMSLAYFGTTTISGHSNDNLNAIAAVVLGGTSLFGGVGTVLGSVIGVFIPAVLDAGFVMAGVRPFWQPIAVGAVLVAAVWLDQRRRKARNSR; this is encoded by the coding sequence ATGCCCACCCAGCAGGGATCCCAGAAGTCCGAAGTGGACACGCTCACGCCGGAGAAGGGCCTCGGTGCGCGGTTGGCCGGGTCCAACACGCTGTGGACCGGCCTGGTGCTGGTGGGGCTGTGCGTGCTGTTCAGCGTCCTGCGCCCGGACGCGTTCCCCACGCTGTTCAACGCGCAGAACCTGCTGGTGCAGGCGGCGCCGCTGCTCATGCTCGCGGTCGGCATGACGTTCGTGATCATCACCTCCGGCATCGACCTGTCGGTGGGCTCGGTGCTGGTGTTCTCCGGCGTCGTCTCCGCGATGACCATGGAGGGCCTCAGCGGCGGCGACGCCACCGGCGCCGGGTGGGGCGTGATCGCGATCGGCCTCGTGGTCGCGCTGGCCGGCGGCGCGGTGTGGGGCGTGCTCAACGGGGTGCTGGTCGCGGTCGCCCGGGTGCCCGCGCTCATCGTCACGCTCGGCTCGTTCGGCGCGGCGCTCGGTGCCGCGCAGCTGCTCACCAACGGCATCGACGTGCGCACCGTGCCGAGCGCGCTGCGCACCACGCTCGGCACCGGGACCTCGTTCGGCGTCGTGCCGAACCTGGTGATCCTGGCCGCGGTGGTGACGCTGCTGGCGATCTGGCTGCTGCACACCACGGCCTTCGGCCGCTACACCTACGCGATCGGTTCGAACGCCGAAGCGGCCCGCCGCAGCGGCATCAAGGTGACCCGGCACCTCGTCGCCGTCTACACCCTGACCGGTCTGCTGGCCGGGCTGGCCGGGTTCATGTCACTGGCCTACTTCGGCACCACCACGATCAGCGGCCACAGCAACGACAACCTCAACGCGATCGCGGCGGTCGTGCTCGGTGGCACGAGCCTGTTCGGCGGCGTCGGGACGGTGCTGGGCAGCGTGATCGGCGTGTTCATCCCCGCGGTGCTCGACGCCGGGTTCGTCATGGCCGGGGTGCGCCCGTTCTGGCAGCCCATCGCGGTGGGCGCGGTGCTGGTCGCCGCGGTGTGGCTGGACCAGCGCAGGCGGAAGGCGCGCAACAGCCGCTGA
- a CDS encoding ATP-binding cassette domain-containing protein, whose amino-acid sequence MTEPLLEARDLVKRYGGVEALRGASFTVHPGEVVALIGDNGAGKSTLVKCLSGVEQPDSGQILVSGQPVVLDSPTTARAHGIETAYQDLAVAPDLDPAANLFLGREIRRPGLLGRLGMLDKARMRAQAAEQFAKFGVSLPDLTVPIGSLSGGQRQSVAVARSVAWADKLVFMDEPTAALGVVQRERVLDVIRRVRDTGIAVVLISHNMPEVLSVADRVEVLRLGTRVARFNAAEVTLEDLVGAMTGALSQEDAS is encoded by the coding sequence ATGACCGAACCGCTGCTGGAGGCCCGCGACCTGGTCAAGCGCTACGGCGGGGTCGAAGCGCTGCGCGGCGCGTCGTTCACCGTCCACCCCGGTGAAGTCGTCGCGCTCATCGGCGACAACGGGGCCGGGAAGTCCACTCTGGTCAAGTGCCTGTCCGGAGTGGAGCAACCGGACTCCGGGCAGATCCTGGTCTCCGGGCAGCCAGTGGTGCTGGACTCGCCCACCACCGCCCGGGCGCACGGCATCGAGACCGCCTACCAGGACCTCGCGGTCGCCCCGGACCTGGACCCGGCGGCGAACCTGTTCCTGGGCAGGGAGATCCGCCGCCCCGGTCTGCTGGGGCGGCTCGGCATGCTGGACAAGGCGCGGATGCGGGCGCAGGCCGCCGAGCAGTTCGCCAAGTTCGGGGTGTCGCTGCCGGACCTGACGGTGCCGATCGGCTCGTTGTCCGGCGGCCAGCGGCAGAGCGTCGCGGTGGCCCGCTCGGTGGCGTGGGCGGACAAGCTCGTGTTCATGGACGAGCCGACCGCGGCGTTGGGCGTCGTGCAGCGCGAACGCGTGCTGGACGTGATCCGGCGGGTGCGCGACACCGGCATCGCGGTGGTGCTCATCAGCCACAACATGCCGGAAGTGCTGTCGGTGGCGGACCGGGTCGAGGTGTTGCGCCTCGGCACCCGGGTGGCTCGGTTCAACGCCGCCGAGGTGACCTTGGAGGACCTCGTCGGTGCGATGACCGGCGCGCTGTCGCAGGAGGACGCGAGCTGA
- a CDS encoding class I mannose-6-phosphate isomerase: MSSVHDDQSVQAIALPANQPQQFYRGGTNIAALRGGGDDREFGPEDWVASTTTRFGQAESGLSRLPDGRWLRDAVREAPEQWLGTEHVAAFGDSTALLVKLLDAGQRLPVHCHPSDTFAQQHLGSRFGKTEAWIVVGTSGPNPVVHLGFREDVAPEVVERWVSTQDSSAMLGSLNEIPVRPGDTVHVPAGTPHAIGEGVFIVELQQPTDFSVTLEWQGFLSDAESAFLGMDQRTALETLNHSGFDDTVLASLIKHTADQDSGRVELLAEDAAPFFRADRLHGSVELAPSFGVLIVLEGNGKLRSDNGSDLDLRRGSTVVVPHAAGAAQLEGDLTAVHCRPPSAGSRR; the protein is encoded by the coding sequence TTGAGTTCTGTCCACGATGACCAGTCGGTGCAGGCGATCGCCCTGCCCGCCAACCAACCGCAGCAGTTCTACCGCGGTGGCACGAACATCGCGGCGCTGCGCGGCGGCGGTGACGACCGCGAGTTCGGCCCGGAGGACTGGGTCGCGTCCACCACGACGCGGTTCGGCCAGGCCGAGTCCGGCTTGTCCCGGCTGCCCGACGGTCGCTGGCTGCGCGACGCGGTCCGCGAGGCGCCCGAGCAGTGGCTGGGCACCGAGCACGTCGCCGCGTTCGGCGACAGCACGGCGCTGCTGGTCAAGCTGCTCGACGCGGGACAGCGGCTGCCGGTGCACTGCCACCCGTCGGACACGTTCGCCCAGCAGCACCTGGGTTCCCGCTTCGGCAAGACCGAGGCGTGGATCGTGGTCGGCACCAGCGGCCCGAACCCCGTCGTCCACTTGGGGTTCCGCGAGGACGTCGCACCCGAGGTGGTCGAGCGCTGGGTGAGCACGCAGGACTCCTCGGCGATGCTGGGGTCGCTCAACGAGATCCCGGTGCGCCCCGGTGACACCGTGCACGTGCCCGCGGGCACCCCGCACGCGATCGGCGAAGGCGTGTTCATCGTGGAGCTGCAGCAGCCCACGGACTTCTCCGTCACGCTGGAGTGGCAGGGGTTCCTGTCCGACGCCGAGAGCGCGTTCCTCGGCATGGACCAGCGCACCGCGCTGGAAACGCTCAACCACAGCGGGTTCGACGACACCGTGCTGGCGTCGCTGATCAAGCACACCGCGGACCAGGACTCGGGCCGGGTGGAGCTGCTGGCCGAGGACGCCGCCCCGTTCTTCCGCGCTGACCGGCTGCACGGCTCCGTCGAGCTCGCACCGTCCTTCGGGGTGCTGATCGTGCTGGAGGGCAACGGGAAGCTGCGCTCGGACAACGGCAGCGACCTGGACCTGCGGCGCGGTTCCACGGTCGTGGTGCCGCACGCGGCCGGGGCCGCGCAGCTCGAAGGCGATCTCACCGCGGTGCACTGCCGCCCGCCGTCCGCAGGGAGCCGGAGATGA